In Anopheles bellator chromosome 2, idAnoBellAS_SP24_06.2, whole genome shotgun sequence, the genomic stretch NNNNNNNNNNNNNNNNNNNNNNNNNNNNNNNNNNNNNNNNNNNNNNNNNNNNNNNNNNNNNNNNNNNNNNNNNNNNNNNNNNNNNNNNNNNNNNNNNNNNNNNNNNNNNNNNNNNNNNNNNNNNNNNNNNNNNNNNNNNNNNNNNNNNNNNNNNNNNNNNNNNNNNNNNNNNNNNNNNNNNNNNNNNNNNNNNNNNNNNNNNNNNNNNNNNNNNNNNNNNNNNNNNNNNNNNNNNNNNNNNNNNNNNNNNNNNNNNNNNNNNNNNNNNNNNNNNNNNNNNNNNNNNNNNNNNNNNNNNNNNNNNNNNNNNNNNNNNNNNNNNNNNNNNNNNNNNNNNNNNNNNNNNNNNNNNNNNNNNNNNNNNNNNNNNNNNNNNNNNNNNNNNNNNNNNNNNNNNNNNNNNNNNNNNNNNNNNNNNNNNNNNNNNNNNNNNNNNNNNNNNNNNNNNNNNNNNNNNNNNNNNNNNNNNNNNNNNNNNNNNNNNNNNNNNNNNNNNNNNNNNNNNNNNNNNNNNNNNNNNNNNNNNNNNNNNNNNNNNNNNNNNNNNNNNNNNNNNNNNNNNNNNNNNNNNNNNNNNNNNNNNNNNNNNNNNNNNNNNNNNNNNNNNNNNNNNNNNNNNNNNNNNNNNNNNNNNNNNNNNNNNNNNNNNNNNNNNNNNNNNNNNNNNNNNNNNNNNNNNNNNNNNNNNNNNNNNNNNNNNNNNNNNNNNNNNNNNNNNNNNNNNNNNNNNNNNNNNNNNNNNNNNNNNNNNNNNNNNNNNNNNNNNNNNNNNNNNNNNNNNNNNNNNNNNNNNNNNNNNNNNNNNNNNNNNNNNNNNNNNNNNNNNNNNNNNNNNNNNNNNNNNNNNNNNNNNNNNNNNNNNNNNNNNNNNNNNNNNNNNNNNNNNNNNNNNNNNNNNNNNNNNNNNNNNNNNNNNNNNNNNNNNNNNNNNNNNNNNNNNNNNNNNNNNNNNNNNNNNNNNNNNNNNNNNNNNNNNNNNNNNNNNNNNNNNNNNNNNNNNNNNNNNNNNNNNNNNNNNNNNNNNNNNNNNNNNNNNNNNNNNNNNNNNNNNNNNNNNNNNNNNNNNNNNNNNNNNNNNNNNNNNNNNNNNNNNNNNNNNNNNNNNNNNNNNNNNNNNNNNNNNNNNNNNNNNNNNNNNNNNNNNNNNNNNNNNNNNNNNNNNNNNNNNNNNNNNNNNNNNNNNNNNNNNNNNNNNNNNNNNNNNNNNNNNNNNNNNNNNNNNNNNNNNNNNNNNNNNNNNNNNNNNNNNNNNNNNNNNNNNNNNNNNNNNNNNNNNNNNNNNNNNNNNNNNNNNNNNNNNNNNNNNNNNNNNNNNNNNNNNNNNNNNNNNNNNNNNNNNNNNNNNNNNNNNNNNNNNNNNNNNNNNNNNNNNNNNNNNNNNNNNNNNNNNNNNNNNNNNNNNNNNNNNNNNNNNNNNNNNNNNNNNNNNNNNNNNNNNNNNNNNNNNNNNNNNNNNNNNNNNNNNNNNNNNNNNNNNNNNNNNNNNNNNNNNNNNNNNNNNNNNNNNNNNNNNNNNNNNNNNNNNNNNNNNNNNNNNNNNNNNNNNNNNNNNNNNNNNNNNNNNNNNNNNNNNNNNNNNNNNNNNNNNNNNNNNNNNNNNNNNNNNNNNNNNNNNNNNNNNNNNNNNNNNNNNNNNNNNNNNNNNNNNNNNNNNNNNNNNNNNNNNNNNNNNNNNNNNNNNNNNNNNNNNNNNNNNNNNNNNNNNNNNNNNNNNNNNNNNNNNNNNNNNNNNNNNNNNNNNNNNNNNNNNNNNNNNNNNNNNNNNNNNNNNNNNNNNNNNNNNNNNNNNNNNNNNNNNNNNNNNNNNNNNNNNNNNNNNNNNNNNNNNNNNNNNNNNNNNNNNNNNNNNNNNNNNNNNNNNNNNNNNNNNNNNNNNNNNNNNNNNNNNNNNNNNNNNNNNNNNNNNNNNNNNNNNNNNNNNNNNNNNNNNNNNNNNNNNNNNNNNNNNNNNNNNNNNNNNNNNNNNNNNNNNNNNNNNNNNNNNNNNNNNNNNNNNNNNNNNNNNNNNNNNNNNNNNNNNNNNNNNNNNNNNNNNNNNNNNNNNNNNNNNNNNNNNNNNNNNNNNNNNNNNNNNNNNNNNNNNNNNNNNNNNNNNNNNNNNNNNNNNNNNNNNNNNNNNNNNNNNNNNNNNNNNNNNNNNNNNNNNNNNNNNNNNNNNNNNNNNNNNNNNNNNNNNNNNNNNNNNNNNNNNNNNNNNNNNNNNNNNNNNNNNNNNNNNNNNNNNNNNNNNNNNNNNNNNNNNNNNNNNNNNNNNNNNNNNNNNNNNNNNNNNNNNNNNNNNNNNNNNNNNNNNNNNNNNNNNNNNNNNNNNNNNNNNNNNNNNNNNNNNNNNNNNNNNNNNNNNNNNNNNNNNNNNNNNNNNNNNNNNNNNNNNNNNNNNNNNNNNNNNNNNNNNNNNNNNNNNNNNNNNNNNNNNNNNNNNNNNNNNNNNNNNNNNNNNNNNNNNNNNNNNNNNNNNNNNNNNNNNNNNNNNNNNNNNNNNNNNNNNNNNNNNNNNNNNNNNNNNNNNNNNNNNNNNNNNNNNNNNNNNNNNNNNNNNNNNNNNNNNNNNNNNNNNNNNNNNNNNNNNNNNNNNNNNNNNNNNNNNNNNNNNNNNNNNNNNNNNNNNNNNNNNNNNNNNNNNNNNNNNNNNNNNNNNNNNNNNNNNNNNNNNNNNNNNNNNNNNNNNNNNNNNNNNNNNNNNNNNNNNNNNNNNNNNNNNNNNNNNNNNNNNNNNNNNNNNNNNNNNNNNNNNNNNNNNNNNNNNNNNNNNNNNNNNNNNNNNNNNNNNNNNNNNNNNNNNNNNNNNNNNNNNNNNNNNNNNNNNNNNNNNNNNNNNNNNNNNNNNNNNNNNNNNNNNNNNNNNNNNNNNNNNNNNNNNNNNNNNNNNNNNNNNNNNNNNNNNNNNNNNNNNNNNNNNNNNNNNNNNNNNNNNNNNNNNNNNNNNNNNNNNNNNNNNNNNNNNNNNNNNNNNNNNNNNNNNNNNNNNNNNNNNNNNNNNNNNNNNNNNNNNNNNNNNNNNNNNNNNNNNNNNNNNNNNNNNNNNNNNNNNNNNNNNNNNNNNNNNNNNNNNNNNNNNNNNNNNNNNNNNNNNNNNNNNNNNNNNNNNNNNNNNNNNNNNNNNNNNNNNNNNNNNNNNNNNNNNNNNNNNNNNNNNNNNNNNNNNNNNNNNNNNNNNNNNNNNNNNNNNNNNNNNNNNNNNNNNNNNNNNNNNNNNNNNNNNNNNNNNNNNNNNNNNNNNNNNNNNNNNNNNNNNNNNNNNNNNNNNNNNNNNNNNNNNNNNNNNNNNNNNNNNNNNNNNNNNNNNNNNNNNNNNNNNNNNNNNNNNNNNNNNNNNGGAGTGTATGGCGGATACGGTCTTGGAAACGGATACGGTTTGGGACACGGATACGGATACGGATACAACAACtaccttccggtggcccatgCTGCCAAATACGTTGCTGCCAACCCTGGGGCCGTGCATGTGGCTCCTCTGCCAGGACATCTCGTCAACCAGAAGTCGATTGTGGCTTAACTTAGCTTAGTGGCGGATCTGTGATTTCTATTCAAATTAAATAGTTGCAAAcgaaattttgtttcttttgtttgaaataatcCATGTTCGAGTGTCTACACGTGGAGCTATTTGAAGGTTTAATGCTTCTTTCTCTTCGTTCGACCTCTGTATTTGCTGCTTTTGATGCTTCTGTTGATCGTAATCCTAATTGCGGAAGTTCTGCATACCACTCGCAGTGCGATTTCTTTGTCTGATCAAGTGGACCCACTCGAGTCGAAAGCCACCCTCGAAAGCTCCCGTGAACCGTTTCTCGCGTACGAAACGATTCGATTTGCCGGCCGAGGCGCGAGGCGTGTATATGATATAGCGCCCAGTATCGGAACATTAATCTTTCGAATGCCGCCAGTTTGGTGGAGCCAGCAATTTGTTGTCTTCCGCGCCATGCTAGGTTCCAGTACTGCACCGAAGGGTACGTGGCGCGCTGCAATGGTCGCTTAGTCACCATCGGTGTGCCCCTCTGGTTCCAGTGCCGCGGAAAGTAACATATTACATCGAAAGGGTGTGTTTCACGTCAAGTGCAGCACACTAGCGTCGGCCGGAGCCGTAGCAGGGCAGTGGCAAAACTGTCGTTGATTGATTACCATTTATCAACGACGGTTCGATTCTAGACGAATGGGACGAGGCCCGAGTGGAACCGCGCTGCTAGCGTCACAGCTGGCCGGGTGGCTATTGCGGCAGCagatttatgcaaatgaaagtCCAGACTCTTTCGTTCTGGCTATCCCTGTGCGGTTGTGAAACCGTTTGATTGCACGCCACGGTTGACGGGCTTTTTTCGAGCGCCCGGGCTTGCGCTTAAAAGGATTCGGACGAAGATGCAGAGAAACGCAATTCCAGGTGGGTTGCTGGAATTGAGATTTCAGATTCGATGGCAGCGCGGGGAGGAGATTAAGTTGTCACAGGCTCCCGTCACCTGCCGGTGAGCTAATGGTAAATTGATCACAAGTTTCAAGTTTCAAGTTGATTTTCCAAACTGCACAACGGAACGTTACcgatttttattatcattttccaGAACACTTTTCGGTAGCTTACAACAGATACTTGGTAGCCGGGACTGCGGTCAGGTACTTATCGTATCCGTATCCATATCCGTGCCCGTACGCACCGTAGGCCGACGGATAGCCCCAGGGATTAGCGGCAACGTTAGCCTGCACTACGGTGGCCTTCGCCGCTCCATAGAGCCCGTACGGCGCTGCATAGGGCGAGTACAGGTGCTCTCCATGGGCCAGGGGGTGGGCCAAGGAAGCCGCGTTTTCCTGAACCACCGTCGGACCATGGCTTCCCCAGTAGCTGTAGGTGCCGGAAGGGTTGTGGTGATAGGCGGCATACGGAGCAGCGTACGACGCGGCATAACCGAGCGCTCCAGCATAGTGGTGATCGTCGTAGTACGCCCCGGAGTGATGGGCGGCAGCAAGGCCTGCGTACGGGGCGACGTATCCTGCCTCGGCCAGGGCAGCCACAGCCACGACGGCAACAATAGCGGCAACAGTCTGCGGATTGGACGAGGATTATTGGACCCATAATTAAGGGGCTCGCTACTTTTGCATCGCAGCTTATACCTTCATGATGGATCAACGATAAGTTTGATGAACTGCTTGACGAGTGTTCTTCTGCAGCGACCACTTGTTCTTTACTGTCCGGACTCATGCTCATGACAGGTGTACTTATAAAGCGTTCAGGTCGGCCAGCCCGGTCGGCCTCGACGTGCCACTTCCAGTGGCGAGTgacaatgaaatgaaattgcgAACCGTGCTCAGCGTAGCGGAACGTTCCGAAGTCCACAACAATCTGTTAGCCTGTTAGAGGTACCCTGTCGGATAGTTGGCCACCTGCCAAACCAGGAACCCGCGACTCCATTAGCAGTAGAAGAAAGCTGAAAGTACAGAGCGGCCAACCATAATTTTCTCTCGGCTGTTTGTGGGGAAAATTTGTCAGATAAAAAGTGACCAGGGCTGGGCAACTACTGGTTAGTgtcgatcgcgcgcgatcggTTCTAATTGATTGATAATCACTACCGGCGAATGGCGATCGGGTTTGCGGGGCGATTAATGCCTGGTGGAGCTCATTTAAATGGGTCTGTCAGGAACTGCCTCCGTCATAGTGCACTTTCCCACAGAACCTCCTTGTGGGGCCCGGTGGGCAGCTGCTGGCAGCTAGGCCAAGGCAGGGCAGATAGCTAAGGTAGGCtggtttcgtgtttttctgCCGCTCTGGCCACTTCCAGGATTCTGCTGTACCGGCGGGCCCCAGCTGTGGTGAGCTCTGATGGGAGACAACAATTAGCATATATCGTTTGCATGGCGTACGTACCACACATGGCAGTTGGCGACAGAGGAACGAACGCTGCAACGacatcgatcgaatcgatgcTATGAGCGGCCATTATGTAGTTAAACGAAAGAATAGCGTGGATAGTTTCCAGCAACGAACTGATCGAGACTCGAGGAAAGTGCCactttgaaaaatggcaatttaCGACAATAGGCGGCCAGCAGGCAATCATGGAGTAGATTGAGCGATAAATCAATAGATCATTTTCAGGGCTAGATGAAAATGGTCGCCTTTTCTCGGTGACTTGCTTCGATTCGTTCGATCGGCACCACCAGAGGTCGCACCAATTGGAAAATTATCCCAAACGAGATCTTTTCTCCAAAAAAGAGTGCTTTAGACCAAGAATGGGCTTCAGGTTAATTGAGCTACCTGGGGTCGCAGTACATTGGAGCAACCGCCTCGCGTCGATCAAGTTCTGACGAGAATCGAAGCCTCGAAGCCGGGCATCTGAAACCGTACGGCTTGCGCTTTCGTTTGGGACGGCCCACTCTGAAGGAATGCCTGCCCATGTGCACACCCGACGGTACCACTTTGACTAATTAACGCAATTATCGAACGTGACATATTTACTGGCGGGTGGGTAATTAAACTTTATATCTCCCGCCCATTAACCTCATCTGGCGCGGGTGAGTATCTCCGCGCCGCGAAAGTGATCGTGGACGTGGGGTGGACTCCCGGTCGACTCGGACTGGGCGGTGTTTTGCAGGAAACTAGTTCACGGTGCCGCTAGGGTGTTCCTTCATAATTCCCCCCGTGCCGTGGGCAGGATTGTTCCACGTCACGTATGAGGTTTTGTAATAGACACCTTTCTGCCGTAGTGGTTCGTACGTAACACCTGGTTCCACGGCAGAACCCGAGGGCCGGTCCGCAGGTGGGTCGCGTTCTGGCGGTTGAACTTGAGCCTTAGAACCTTTCGCGTGGCCAGTAACTGGCCGGGCGACACAAATGGAATGGAGCGGCCTTGAGATGGGTGTTCCGTAATCGACGCTGCTGGAGTTTCTAGAATTATTCCACAACCCGATACAAAGTATCCGGGCGTGACGGTGTTGCGTAAGGGACTGGGACATCGGGACATTCGAACGATTCGAAAAAGAACACAAAGATTCTACCTGATCAAGGGATGGTCTAAGTAGAAGCTTTCACTTTTCACGCTCAATTTGCGCACGTTCGACGTTCTTGCctgccgtttctttttgtggaAATTCTGACAGCCATTTCCGGCGGTGAAGTGAGTCGAATGATTTTTCACGCACCACAAAGTGGCCGGCTCCGGTTTAGCTAGTCCAGCGCCGGGCGTGACCTTCGAAGTCTTCGGACCCTGACGTGTACGCGCGCCCCATTCGCGGCCCAGGTTCGGACGGGGAAGCATATCGTGGCCGATCGGCACCGATCGGTATGCCGATCTGGCGCCCCTTCCACCCAGGGTTGCCTTagttcaattattttattttttttgttgcaagGCTGGAACCGCAAGACGATAAACGCGATTTGCGATTTGCCCCCCTTCTCAGCTCGGACCGTCGGGGTTCGGGTCTGGTCCACTCAGTGCATTCCGATGCACTTTGGGTGGCTCGTGGGTGCACTCGAAATGGAGGTatgacaaaaacaatgtgaaaCGGCGCCCGGGCACCGATCTGGGCTGGGGCAATTACTTCGATTGGTTCGGCCCagtggtggcgtggcgtgggtGAAGGGGACGGGTCGATCCGCGATCGGGTGGCCCAAGTTCGCAAGGAACCACGGGCGAGTGGCTGGATCGCGGCCGGCTCGGTATAAAAGGATCTGCCCGCGGTTCGGAACACAGCAGAAGCGATCCAAACGTTCTAAAAGCTCCACAGCTCCTCCAGCtaaccaaacaacaaccaacccaACCTTAACCATGAAGGTACGACGTGGTCCCGGAGTCCCTCGGGACGTCTGCAGGGCAGTTAGCTaaccgt encodes the following:
- the LOC131210479 gene encoding homeotic protein deformed-like, producing the protein MKTVAAIVAVVAVAALAEAGYVAPYAGLAAAHHSGAYYDDHHYAGALGYAASYAAPYAAYHHNPSGTYSYWGSHGPTVVQENAASLAHPLAHGEHLYSPYAAPYGLYGAAKATVVQANVAANPWGYPSAYGAYGHGYGYGYDKYLTAVPATKYLL